The DNA window TCAAACCCTCATATGCGTTTTTTATCTTCATAAGGGCCACGAATTGCAACTAACGGTCTGACGATATCCGAAGCTCAGAGCCGAAGGCGAGGAATTTCTGCGAATGAGTGTGAAAGGAGTGAGCCGTTTATCCGTTGTTAGGTGTGTCCGTTAGGGCCGAACAGTTTTCTCATCGCGCGCGCATTGTGTAACATAGCATGGTCATTGTTGAAGTATATGTATGCTGAGAGGACGTTTCCAACAGAAAGTATACGATCCCGTATCTCCTTCAACTCATTTTCGGAGTAATCGTAGGAATACCACGAATAACGACCATGGATTCTGAGATATATGTGCCCGTTACTGTTCATGATACAGCGGGGCAGGTCAGGTGCATCTACGGACACCAACGTAATTCCTAGACGACGCGCCCAAGATACTATATCATCAGAGAACCAATCCTCGTTGCGTCCTTCCAAGGCGAATCTCGGTCCCAAACGTGTCATCTGCGCAAACCGTTTCAACCTGTCCAGAAGGTCGTCAGACGGTTTTGCAGAAGGCGG is part of the Candidatus Micrarchaeota archaeon genome and encodes:
- a CDS encoding DUF72 domain-containing protein; protein product: MIRPAVHVGTSGWSYSWNPDGLDWYVKNSGLDTVELNMSFYRIPYPNMVKGWAHKGKGLLWSVKVNRLITHVHRLNEKSYRIWNWFRDRFKPLEDTGNLKYYLFQLPPSAKPSDDLLDRLKRFAQMTRLGPRFALEGRNEDWFSDDIVSWARRLGITLVSVDAPDLPRCIMNSNGHIYLRIHGRYSWYSYDYSENELKEIRDRILSVGNVLSAYIYFNNDHAMLHNARAMRKLFGPNGHT